GTGCAGGAACCGGCCGCCTTCCTCAGACAGCTCGGCATCGAAGCGGATCTTCTCGGGGCGGCCGGCCAACACCAGATCCAGGAGTGGCGGCGCGCTACCAGGAGGAAGCCGGGCGTAGCTGGTCGGCGTGCACTGCACGGTCGGGGCCAGTTCGATCACGTCGAGGCAGCCCGGCTCGACACGCGCCTGGACCAGAGCGTGCAGCACGCCTCCGAAGGAACGGACGAGCAGCGCACAGACTCCGATGCCGACGGGCTCGATGATCGGCTGCTGCCAGGCACGCACCTCCCGGCCCTCGGACTCGACGTCCAGCGCGACGACGTTGAAGAACACACCGAGCTCGTGGGCTATGGCATGCGATGAACGCTGCCATCGGGTGATCTCGTTCAACGGTACGAGCGTCGAGCCGAGTTCGTAGCGCGCGTGCATCTCGGTGACCCAGCTCAGGACCTCCGTCTCCGTGTGCAGGCCGTTCTCGTCGGCATCGCCGGAGCTGGCCAGCGACCGCTCGAAATCGGCCGGTACGGCGTCGCCCGGTCGTCCTGCCGCAGCAGCCGTGTCGCGGGTCAGACAGGACAGCACCGTGCGCGCGTCCATACTCACGAGGTTGTCGACTCGTAGCAGCTCGTACACCTGCCCGAGGGTGAGCCAGCGGAAGTCCTCGGTCGCCTCGACGTCGTCACCGACCTCGACGACCATGTTGCGATTGCGCTTCCGATAGAACCACGAGCCCTGTTCCGACTGGAGCACATCGGCGACGACGTGTCCGGGGTCGACGCCGATGAAGCATTCCAGGTAGGGAACCGCGGCACCGCCATGCACCCGCAGGTAGTTGCTCCTGGTGGCCTGCACGGTCGGTGCCAACTGCACCCCGTCGATGTTCCCCGGCTCGATCTTGGTCTGCATGAGGCAGTGCAGCAGGCCGTCGATCTCGCGCATCGCGATGCCCAGTACGCCGATCTCCGCCTGATGGATGATCGGCTGGCTCCACTCACGGACCGGTCCGAAGTCCGTCCGAACCCGCAGTCCCTCGACGGTGAAAAACCGACCCGAGACGTGTCCCAGGTTGCCGGTGTCGACGTCGAAGCTCCAATCGCTCATCGCCGTGAGTGGCAGCCGCCGCACCCGCTGTCGTCGCGCATGTCGACGTTCGACCACCCACGACATCACCTCCGCACTGGTCATGACTCCGTCACGTGCCGCGGCCGACTCCGCGATGCGCGACGGCATCACGGGGTGGCCGCGGCGCGGCCGTTCCACGGTGTCGTGCAGGATCGTCTCCTCTCAGGTGTGTCCTCGCGAGCGACGTGGAGTGGATCGAGCGGCCTCGTCATGATCTGTGAGCGACCATGCTCGGGCCGCTATCCGGTATGAGTCGCCGTCGCGTCGAACAGGTCGGTGAGCACCGTCGCGGCGACCCGTGCCCCGTCCTCGGCACGCACCAGCGTGCGCATCCTGGCGGCACGCTCGGCCATCGTCCGATCGGTGACGACCTGGCGGATGATCTCGGTCAGGACCGCCGCGTTCAGGTCACGCTGACGCACAGGTGCCGGACCGATCCCAAGCCGATGAACGCGATTCCCCCACAGTTCCTGCTCCCGATGCAGTGGGCAGGCTGCCTGTGGGACGCCCGCCGCCAGCGCCTCGTTCATCGCTCCGGCGGAGCCGGCGTGCACGACGGCCCGCATTCTCGGGAAGAGACGGTCATACGGCACCTCCTCGACGATCAGCACGTCCTCCGGTGGATCGTCGATCTCGATGCTGCCCCAGCCGGAGCTGACCACCGCACGAACTCCGGCCGCACGAACCGCCGCCACGACGGCGCGGCCGGTCTCGCGTGGATCGAGTCCGGCGAGACTCCCGAAGCCGATGAACACCGGCGGCTCGCCCGCGTCGAGGAATGCCGCGAGCGCGGGTGGCGGGGTCCACGAATCGCCGCCAGGCAACAGCCAGAACCCCGTGGTGTGCACTTCCGAGGGCCAGTCCGACGCGGGGGTGACGACGTGCCTGCTGAAGCCGTGCAACACGGTCACCCGCCCGCCGTCGGGCCTGCGCTGCATGTCATGACTTCGGGGTCGCGGCGGCAGCCCCAGGTCCTCCGAGCGCCACCGCGCCAACGTCCGCCGTTCGAGCCGGAGGAAGCGCAGCGGGACGTGACTCAGCCGGTTGAGCAGCCGGGGCAGCCGTGTGTCGAAGGGGAACAGTCCGCTGGGGTACTCCCAGCTGGGCACGATGAAGGGATGCAGCAGCGCGAGGACCGAGGGCACTCCGAGCTTCTCGGCGATCTGCCCTCCCTGATCGACGTACTCCTGTGAGTGCACCACGAGATCGACGTCACTGTCGGCCGCAGCGGCGGTGTCGGCCAGGATCTTCGGGAAGAGCCTGCGGAAATCGTCGTGCAGGCGAGTGCGGGCCCTGCGGCGCGCGTCCTTGTCGAGTGCCTTGCGCATGCCGCCCATCGCGAGGATGCGCCGCACATCCGGGTCTTCGAGGATACCCAGCCACTCGTCGTCTCGGCCCCGGAACTCGACGCCGTGTGCGGAGGCCAGCGTCTCGAACCTGGCGGGTGCCGACAGGATCGCCTCGTGGCCTGCGCGTCCGAGGGCGGCGGCGAGGGCGAGGTAGGGCTGCACGTCGCCGCGGGTGCCATAGGCATAGACCAGGATCTTCATCGACCTGAGGCCTCCTCAGGGTTCAGAGGGAGTGATACGGCCGGGCGAGTCCGATGGCTGCGCGGCGCGGAGGCCGGGACGCGGACGTGGCGACCCACCCGGTCATGAGGCTGGTCTTCACACGTGAGCACCTCGAGTACCCCCGATACGTGGAAAGGACGATTCCGACTCGCCGTCACCGATCGGTCACCACGACACCGGAAGTTCGAGCGGCCCGAGTTGCGCGAGGGCGGTGCGACGCGGCACGGACTCCGGCGGAACCTCTAGGCGCAACGTCGGCAACCGCTCGGCGATCGTCGTCAGGGCGACGGCCAGCTCGGCACGAGCCAGTGGAGCGCCCAGGCAGTGGTGACGTCCGTGCCCGAACGCCATATGCGGGTTCGGCGATCGGTCGAGGACGAGTCGATCCGCGGCCGCGAACACGTTCTCGTCATGGTTGGCCGACTCGAGCGACAGAATGAGAATCTCCCCCGCGTGCACCTTCTCCGTGCCGATCTCGACGTCCTCGGAGGCCACCCGTACGAAGCCGATGTCCGTCGGCGCGAGATGACGCAGAAGCTCCTCGATCGCGGCGGGCACGGCTTCGGGCCTGCTCCGCAGTGATCGGAGACGCTCGGGATCGGCGAGCAGCGCGAGAAGAGCGAGACCGAGGGTGTTGAAGGCGGGTTCGTAGGCGGCGATGATCAGGCCCGTGAGCTGAACGACGACGTCCGCGTCGTCGTCTATCTCGCCCGCGTCTCGAGCCTTGATCAGCCTGCTGACGACGTCGTCGCCGAGGTCGTCCCGGCGCGCTGCGATCAGCTCCTCCACGTGCCGACGCAGGCTGATCCGATTGATCAGCACGGGGTTGGTGTCCGGATTCGGATCCCATGAGGGCTCGCGGATCGCCTGGTGATCGAGTACCCACTGGGCGAAGTCGGGGCGGAGGTTCGGCGGCACGGCCAGGAGGTCCCAGATCACCCCCGTCGTGAACGGCACGACGAAGCAGGTGATGAGGTCCGCGGTCGATCGGGTCTCGACGAGTTCGTCGACCAGTCCTCGCGCGAGTGTCGTCATCGCGTCGCGACGTTGCTGGATCTGCGCGGCGGTGAACGCACCAGCCAGGACCCGGCGGAGACGGGTGTGATCGGGTGGATCGATGTTGAACAACGACCGCGTCGGATCGTCCCGAGGCTCGGGCATCTCGGCACCAGAGGTCACCGGCATCCGCGAACTGAAGCGGTCGTCACTGAGGATGGAGCGGACCGTCTCATAGCCGGTCACCAGCCACGCGTCGGTCCCATACGTGGTGGTGACCCTGGCCAGGGGATGGTGCTCACGCAGCCAGGCATACTCGAGGGCAGGAGTGTCGGCATCCTGTCGCCCGAACGGGTACACCAGGTCGTCCATACTGACGTCGGCCTTCATCGCGGCGACCTCCTCAAGGGGAAATTAACGGTGAAGTCTGCTTCCCGACCTTCCTGGGAAGTCGATGACAATCGCCTCGATCATTCGCGCCCGTGACGACACCGAGAGCGTCCAGCAAAAGACAGGACGCCCTCTCACCATCATTCAATAAGTTGTCGAAAATATGCGGAAGTAACACTGCAACCGCACCGTAAAAGTCAAGCTACACGCCTAATCGGGGCCTCGCAAGGGGTCGCTTAGCCGTCAGGAAATCAACGCTTGACGACCCGGAGAGACCTGTGGTTCCATCGGGACGGACCACACCTTTGTGGGTCTCCTTCAGTAGGTGTAATCGCGGCCGCAAGTCGCGCTCACCAGGTGAAAGGAAAATGATGAACGCTAATTCCGTGGCCAGTGTCGACGTCGGCATCGAGGGCCTCACGGGCCTCGACGTCGACACTCTCGAAATCGGTGACTACCTGGACGAGACCGTTCTGGACACCACCGACCTGACCGAGACGATGACCTCGTCGTCGTCCTGCACGACGTGCATCTGCACCTGCAGCTGCAGCTCGTGACGTCGGTTCCGGTCCTGATCTAGCAGTGTAGGCGCGTCTGTCCTGCACATGGTCGCTCTCCGGGGCGAGGCCGTGCGGTATGTGGTTGATCCTCGGAGAGCGACTCCGGGCGAGTACGGTGTTCCACGGCGCGCCGACGACGGCAGGCGACTGCCCTCGGCGAGATCAGCACGTCGTATACCGACCGCTGCGGTCACGGAGCACGCACCATACAACCAGGCAGGCAACCTGGTCGGCCCATTCCTGGACCGCCGTACGACGTCCAGGAATCATCGTGACAAACCCGACTCGACACCGAACCGCGTCGTATCTTCGACCGACAAACGCGGCAGCCGACAGGTAGATCCACCTCAGTTCGACTTCTCCCGTTCAGCCTGCGAAGGGAATCCTAGAATGGGTTGCCCCCTGGTTCTCGTACCGGGACTGATGGGTACGGTGAATGAACATTACGGCCCATGTCGACCCTGGTGGACACACCCGGTGATCGGGCTGGAACTGCCGGGACACGAATCGGACGACATACCCGAGCATCCGATGCGGACGGCGGTGGAGCGCGTTCGAGAGGCAGTGCTCGACCGGCCGGAGCCCCCGCTGCTGGTCGGACTGTCCTACCTGGGGGCCGCGGTGGTGCTGCGTGCCGCGGCCGGACTCGGCGCCGCGGTTCGAGGCGTAGTCGTGTCGGGCTACTCCTTCACCGTCGACCAGACGACCTTGCGCCGTTGGCTCACCGGCTTCACCCGCATGGCACAGACACAGCCCCGCAGCGCCGCCCACTTCGCCGCGCTGCACGGGCCCCGCTGGCCCCGGCTGTTGAGCGCGACGCTCGACGAACTCGGGGACGGGTGTCTGGCGCTCCCCGACCGCGACGACCTGGCTCGACTGGAGAGCCCGGTCATGCTGGTCAACGGCGCGCTGCTGGAGAACGAACGCCGTGCCGTCGAACCCGCGTCGCGGGCAGGCGCCGACGTGGCCGTCGTCGCGGGCGCGGGCCACGTGGTTCCACAGGACAGTCCCAGAACCTTCGCCGCCCTGATCGAGGAGTTCACCGTCCGCATCGACGAGAGGCGGACAGTGTTCCATCACCGCCGACAGACATCGGATCAGGCGCGGGTGCCGTGGTCGTCGGATGCCGAGCGCGATTCGGCGTCGGCCTGACCGCGAAAGGAGACGTCCATGCCCCGCGCGGCTGACACGAACCTGCGAATCGCCGGACACGGTGTCACCCGGGTCTGCAGTCTGCCGGCGTCCGTGTTGGAGCGGCTGCGATCTCGCACACTCACGGACCTCGCCGACGAGCTGCGCTCGCTCGACGAACACTGGGCTCGATCGGCCCCGGCCGCGGCCGCGGCCCTGACCGCCCTGGTTCCCGTGATCGTCGACCGCCGTCGCCGCGCGAGTGTTCTCGCTCTGCGCCGACGTCTCAACCGGGCGCTGCCGGTCGAAGGCGCTGACATCTCGCGCGCGCTGGACCACGGCGTGGAGCCGCCGTGGCTCCAGGAACTGACGAGTCTCGCCGACAGGCGGTCGGTGCTGCGCGAACGCTTCGTCGCCGTGTACGACGAGTCGTGGGCGGACGAACGGCAAGCCCTCGCCGAGCTCGGCGGCCTCCACGAGATCCGGGCCAGCGCACAGCTCACCTCCGACGGGCTGCTCCGCAACATCGACCGCTACAGAGCCGAGGTCGACGCGGGTCGGGGCCATGACAAGCGATCCCGCACGACGGAGGCGACCCTGGTCAACCTGATCAGCAGGAGTGCGCTCAAGCCGTCTCCGTTCGGACAGCTCGTTCATGTTCGGCCGGTCGAGATCCTGACTGAGACGCCGGCGCCTCAGCCGGCCGATCTCGCGGTCGCCCCGATCGTCCACTCGGTATGTCGACTGCCTCGGCAGCTGGTGGAGTGGGTTCATCGCAGCGTCGCGGCCCATCCGATGTCACGCGAGCAGACGGTGCTTCGGCGCGCGCCCGTCGTGGCGCTGTCCGCCGAGGTCGGTTCGTTCTTCGTCCGCGGCCGGGACGGCACGAACCAGCCTGCCGCCAGAGAGCGCATCGTGCGAGTCCGGCGTGGGGCCGTCCTCGATGTGATCCTGGCCGAGCCGGAGGGCGCTCCGATCTCGGAGACCGTCCTGCGCCGCCGAGTCGAGGAGTTCGACGACGGTCCGGACGTCCTCGATCAGCTCATCGACGACGACGTGCTCGCCCGCGATCTCGGCATCGACGAGCAGGACCCCGATCCGATGTCGACGCTGGTCGAACGACTGACGCCGGAGGCGCCCGCAGAGCTGCGTGAACCCCTGACCGCGCTGCTCCACGCGGAGAAGACCTTCGGGCGAGGAACGCCCGAAGACCGAGTCAGGCTGCTGAAGGACATCCAGCGCAGGACGACGGAGGTGGCGCTGGCATGCCGAGTCGCCGAGCCGCCCCTCAGCGTCGCACGGACTCTGATCTACGACGACGGAGTGGTGACACGACCACTCGTCGAGTCCGCCGCGCGATGGACCCCGCACTCGCCCGCGCTGACCGCACTGCATCGCCTGGTTCCGTTGTTCGACGATGACGCGCATGTACGGGCCATCGTCGCCGAGGTCGTCACGGAGCTGTTCGGCTCTGGTCCACACCGACTGCTCCCGCTCTACACCGCGTTGTCCGCGCCCAAGGCCAGGGCCGCGCTGGGCACTCGGCTTCTCGACCTGAGCGCTCCAGTGCCCACCGCGCTGCGTGCCATCCAAGACCGAGTACTCGCCGAAGCGCCCTACGACACGGACGCCGACGAGGTGACGATCGGGATCGAACGACTCACCGCCCTTTCCGAGCAGGCGCCGTCCTGGGTCTCGTCGTGGCCGAGGGTGAGTTGGAACCTGCAACGCGGGAGCGTCATGGGGCGAGAGCGACTCGTGGTGAACGCCGGAGCCATCGGCTACGGCCGGGCGATGTCCCGATTCCTGACCTCCTTCGCCGCCGCCGAGCCGACATCGGCTCGGATCGTGGAGTCGATGCGCGCGGAGTTGACCGCAGAGGACGACCCCGCCTCGCCGCTGACGGACCTGGCAGGTGTGCTCGGGATCAACGGGAACGTGCATCCCGCCCTGCTCCCCCGGCACCTCGGCTATCCGTGCGGAACCTCAGGCGGCTGGTCCGGAGATCGTGTATCCCTGGAGGACTGCTGGGTGAGGACGAACGACGGAACGTTGGAGCTCTGGCAGGGCCGAGACGGCAGGAGACTGCGGCTCATTCCGCTGAACTTCCTGCTCAACGATCTGGCGCCGCAGCTCTATCGGTTCCTCGGCTTCTTCGCGATGGGGAGTCTCGCCAACTTCTCGTGGTGGGATCGAGTCGACCAGCGGCGGCCCGACCGTGCCGGAATCCGTCGCTATCCGAGAGTCCGGGTCGGCGACGTCATCCTGGACCGTCGCACCTGGAAGATTCCGCGGACTGAGCTTCCCGACCAGACCGGGCCTGACCGTGCGAGGTCCCACCTGGAGATCAGGCGGTGGCAGCACGCCAACGGCCTGCCTGATCAGGTCTTCTATCGGCAGCTCACCCTGCCGGACCCGATGGTGCCGATGGACGTCGGCGAGAACGGCGTCCCGTCCGGCCCCGTCCGATTCCCGACCGCAGCGGAGCGCAAGCCCGTACTGCTCGACTTCACCAGTGTCACCGGTGTCGCCGCCTGGCAGCGCGCACTGCGCAAGGTCCACGCCGACATGACCTTCCAAGAGTGCCTGCCACTGCCTGCGGAGTCGCCGACGGAACACGTCAACGAATACGTGGTGGAGACGATCGGAGGACGCCATGTCTGAAGACGAACTCGTCTGGCTGTCGGCCCACGTCTTCTACCATGCGGACTCCGACCCGTTGCTCACGGACCTGCTGCTCCCGCTGATCCGGCGACTGCGAGACGAGGGCTCGGCACGTCGGGCCTTCTTCCT
This genomic stretch from Actinoalloteichus hoggarensis harbors:
- a CDS encoding glycosyltransferase yields the protein MKILVYAYGTRGDVQPYLALAAALGRAGHEAILSAPARFETLASAHGVEFRGRDDEWLGILEDPDVRRILAMGGMRKALDKDARRRARTRLHDDFRRLFPKILADTAAAADSDVDLVVHSQEYVDQGGQIAEKLGVPSVLALLHPFIVPSWEYPSGLFPFDTRLPRLLNRLSHVPLRFLRLERRTLARWRSEDLGLPPRPRSHDMQRRPDGGRVTVLHGFSRHVVTPASDWPSEVHTTGFWLLPGGDSWTPPPALAAFLDAGEPPVFIGFGSLAGLDPRETGRAVVAAVRAAGVRAVVSSGWGSIEIDDPPEDVLIVEEVPYDRLFPRMRAVVHAGSAGAMNEALAAGVPQAACPLHREQELWGNRVHRLGIGPAPVRQRDLNAAVLTEIIRQVVTDRTMAERAARMRTLVRAEDGARVAATVLTDLFDATATHTG
- a CDS encoding alpha/beta fold hydrolase, producing MIGLELPGHESDDIPEHPMRTAVERVREAVLDRPEPPLLVGLSYLGAAVVLRAAAGLGAAVRGVVVSGYSFTVDQTTLRRWLTGFTRMAQTQPRSAAHFAALHGPRWPRLLSATLDELGDGCLALPDRDDLARLESPVMLVNGALLENERRAVEPASRAGADVAVVAGAGHVVPQDSPRTFAALIEEFTVRIDERRTVFHHRRQTSDQARVPWSSDAERDSASA
- a CDS encoding NDP-hexose 2,3-dehydratase family protein, translated to MTSAEVMSWVVERRHARRQRVRRLPLTAMSDWSFDVDTGNLGHVSGRFFTVEGLRVRTDFGPVREWSQPIIHQAEIGVLGIAMREIDGLLHCLMQTKIEPGNIDGVQLAPTVQATRSNYLRVHGGAAVPYLECFIGVDPGHVVADVLQSEQGSWFYRKRNRNMVVEVGDDVEATEDFRWLTLGQVYELLRVDNLVSMDARTVLSCLTRDTAAAAGRPGDAVPADFERSLASSGDADENGLHTETEVLSWVTEMHARYELGSTLVPLNEITRWQRSSHAIAHELGVFFNVVALDVESEGREVRAWQQPIIEPVGIGVCALLVRSFGGVLHALVQARVEPGCLDVIELAPTVQCTPTSYARLPPGSAPPLLDLVLAGRPEKIRFDAELSEEGGRFLHARSRYLIIEVDEEIGAAAPPGFHWLTVRQLGDLLTHSHYVNVQARTLIACLVSL
- a CDS encoding cytochrome P450, whose product is MKADVSMDDLVYPFGRQDADTPALEYAWLREHHPLARVTTTYGTDAWLVTGYETVRSILSDDRFSSRMPVTSGAEMPEPRDDPTRSLFNIDPPDHTRLRRVLAGAFTAAQIQQRRDAMTTLARGLVDELVETRSTADLITCFVVPFTTGVIWDLLAVPPNLRPDFAQWVLDHQAIREPSWDPNPDTNPVLINRISLRRHVEELIAARRDDLGDDVVSRLIKARDAGEIDDDADVVVQLTGLIIAAYEPAFNTLGLALLALLADPERLRSLRSRPEAVPAAIEELLRHLAPTDIGFVRVASEDVEIGTEKVHAGEILILSLESANHDENVFAAADRLVLDRSPNPHMAFGHGRHHCLGAPLARAELAVALTTIAERLPTLRLEVPPESVPRRTALAQLGPLELPVSW
- a CDS encoding thiocillin/thiostrepton family thiazolyl peptide — protein: MMNANSVASVDVGIEGLTGLDVDTLEIGDYLDETVLDTTDLTETMTSSSSCTTCICTCSCSS
- a CDS encoding lantibiotic dehydratase, producing MPRAADTNLRIAGHGVTRVCSLPASVLERLRSRTLTDLADELRSLDEHWARSAPAAAAALTALVPVIVDRRRRASVLALRRRLNRALPVEGADISRALDHGVEPPWLQELTSLADRRSVLRERFVAVYDESWADERQALAELGGLHEIRASAQLTSDGLLRNIDRYRAEVDAGRGHDKRSRTTEATLVNLISRSALKPSPFGQLVHVRPVEILTETPAPQPADLAVAPIVHSVCRLPRQLVEWVHRSVAAHPMSREQTVLRRAPVVALSAEVGSFFVRGRDGTNQPAARERIVRVRRGAVLDVILAEPEGAPISETVLRRRVEEFDDGPDVLDQLIDDDVLARDLGIDEQDPDPMSTLVERLTPEAPAELREPLTALLHAEKTFGRGTPEDRVRLLKDIQRRTTEVALACRVAEPPLSVARTLIYDDGVVTRPLVESAARWTPHSPALTALHRLVPLFDDDAHVRAIVAEVVTELFGSGPHRLLPLYTALSAPKARAALGTRLLDLSAPVPTALRAIQDRVLAEAPYDTDADEVTIGIERLTALSEQAPSWVSSWPRVSWNLQRGSVMGRERLVVNAGAIGYGRAMSRFLTSFAAAEPTSARIVESMRAELTAEDDPASPLTDLAGVLGINGNVHPALLPRHLGYPCGTSGGWSGDRVSLEDCWVRTNDGTLELWQGRDGRRLRLIPLNFLLNDLAPQLYRFLGFFAMGSLANFSWWDRVDQRRPDRAGIRRYPRVRVGDVILDRRTWKIPRTELPDQTGPDRARSHLEIRRWQHANGLPDQVFYRQLTLPDPMVPMDVGENGVPSGPVRFPTAAERKPVLLDFTSVTGVAAWQRALRKVHADMTFQECLPLPAESPTEHVNEYVVETIGGRHV